One Esox lucius isolate fEsoLuc1 chromosome 1, fEsoLuc1.pri, whole genome shotgun sequence genomic region harbors:
- the mcamb gene encoding melanoma cell adhesion molecule b isoform X3: MALRKNASVFVGLVMLSLVWKAAWAKVEVNMEDRVEVYLGNPAQITCMFTVPVNTDDVIIQWYKLTKTKNRLRLYYGDRDMETVDKPFQDKVSVMRSVNSGEVVLTIKDVVLEDEREYICQVNESSGTIGVGRTSLKVFVAPDRSLIEGVYTGISVESSLSKIGRCVTENGYPMPNITWYRDQTPLQKKPNEVDVKSVVTQHPNGLYRVESDLYLKVVKEDERSVFYCEVSYFTPGRTMMTETDKIKITVFYPTTSVNVRVGSPKGLVKEGDTVEVRCHADGKPEPPMTITHNGVTLEQNFLVLSDVTRQVSGIITCSALNTETFEEISGNAELFVHFLDPAVLSPKGSHVMKKGADLNVTCNALSSLNTHTEWFKKGKKVADGHMLVLKDAGFETTGTYVCEVTVPSLPGLRTNGSLHVIVQAAPEIQKSDDIIHLEKNTEEVVKLNCHVRGNPSPVITWSSSDQSLILKEESHKQTENGVLSVVSFTVSSDIMAYCNASNNLGNDSVSFRIKAIVPTTVTAPSTTVATPVSTPAMNPTRINSPEKVKKEGSGVIIAVIIVCILLLAILGSVLYFLYKKGKIPCGRSGKQDLTKPGKDNIVVEMKSDNTEEAVLLGVNGDNKPPNDQ, encoded by the exons CGGCCTGGGCCAAGGTGGAGGTGAACATGGAGGACAGAGTGGAAGTGTACTTAGGGAACCCAGCCCAGATTACCTGCATGTTCACCGTCCCAGTGAACACAGACGACGTCATTATCCAGTGGTACAAA CTCACCAAAACCAAGAATCGCCTGAGGCTCTACTATGGAGACAGGGACATGGAAACCGTGGACAAACCGTTCCAAGACAAGGTCAGCGTGATGCGGTCGGTGAACAGCGGTGAGGTGGTGCTGACCATCAAGGATGTGGTGTTGGAGGACGAGAGGGAGTACATTTGCCAGGTCAATGAGTCGTCAGGGACCATTGGGGTGGGAAGGACCTCGCTCAAGGTGTTTG TGGCTCCTGATCGGTCTCTCATCGAGGGGGTGTACACTGGGATCTCCGTCGAAAGCTCCCTATCCAAG ATAGGGAGATGTGTGACTGAAAATGGCTACCCCATGCCCAACATAACCTGGTACCGAGACCAGACCCCACTGCAGAAAAAGCCAAATG AGGTCGATGTGAAGTCCGTGGTCACTCAGCACCCCAACGGTCTTTACCGGGTTGAGAGTGACCTTTACCTGAAAGTGGTCAAGGAGGACGAACGTTCCGTCTTCTACTGCGAGGTCAGCTACTTCACCCCGGGTAGAACCATGATGACGGAGACCGACAAGATCAAAATTACCGTCTTTT ACCCGACCACTTCTGTTAATGTGCGGGTTGGGTCACCAAAGGGGCTTGTGAAAGAAGGGGACACAGTTGAGGTTAGGTGCCATGCCGACGGGAAACCTGAACCACCCATGACAATCACACATAACGGG GTGACTCTCGAGCAGAACTTTTTGGTCCTGAGTGATGTGACACGACAAGTCAGTGGCATCATCACATGTTCAGCACTGAACACAGAGACTTTTGAGGAAATCTCCGGGAACGCTGAGCTATTCGTCCACT TTCTGGACCCGGCTGTGTTGAGCCCAAAAGGCAGCCATGTCATGAAAAAAGGGGCGGATCTGAATGTCACCTGCAACGCCCTCTCATCCCTGAACACTCACACTGAATGGTTCAAG aaGGGAAAAAAGGTTGCAGATGGCCACATGCTGGTCCTGAAGGATGCTGGGTTCGAGACGACAGGGACGTATGTGTGTGAGGTGACTGTCCCTTCACTACCTGGACTGAGGACCAATGGCTCTTTACATGTCATTGTACAAG CGGCCCCAGAGATACAGAAATCAGATGACATCATCCACCTGGAGAAGAACACAGAGGAGGTGGTGAAGTTGAACTGCCATGTTAGAGGAAACCCCTCCCCAGTCATCACCTGGAGCTCCTCTGATCAGTCactg ATCCTGAAGGAGGAGTCTCATAAACAGACCGAGAATGGGGTTCTCAGTGTGGTGAGTTTCACGGTGTCCTCAGACATCATGGCTTACTGCAACGCCTCCAACAACCTTGGCAACGACTCTGTGTCTTTCAGGATTAAAGCCA TTGTCCCGACTACAGTGACAGCTCCCAGTACCACAG TAGCAACTCCAGTGTCAACGCCAGCAATGAACCCTACGAGAATAAATTCTCCAGAGAAAGTAAAGAAAG AGGGCAGCGGTGTGATCATCGCGGTCATCATCGTCTGCATCCTCCTGCTGGCCATCCTGGGCAGTGTGCTGTACTTCCTGTACAAGAAGGGCAAGATCCCATGCGGACGCTCAGGCAAGCAGGACCT CACCAAACCTGGTAAAGACAACATAGTGGTGGAGATGAAGAGCGACAACACAGAGGAGGCCGTGCTGTTAGGAGTTAATGGAGACAATAAGCCCCCTAACGACCAG TAA
- the mcamb gene encoding melanoma cell adhesion molecule b isoform X1 yields MALRKNASVFVGLVMLSLVWKAAWAKVEVNMEDRVEVYLGNPAQITCMFTVPVNTDDVIIQWYKLTKTKNRLRLYYGDRDMETVDKPFQDKVSVMRSVNSGEVVLTIKDVVLEDEREYICQVNESSGTIGVGRTSLKVFVAPDRSLIEGVYTGISVESSLSKIGRCVTENGYPMPNITWYRDQTPLQKKPNEVDVKSVVTQHPNGLYRVESDLYLKVVKEDERSVFYCEVSYFTPGRTMMTETDKIKITVFYPTTSVNVRVGSPKGLVKEGDTVEVRCHADGKPEPPMTITHNGVTLEQNFLVLSDVTRQVSGIITCSALNTETFEEISGNAELFVHFLDPAVLSPKGSHVMKKGADLNVTCNALSSLNTHTEWFKKGKKVADGHMLVLKDAGFETTGTYVCEVTVPSLPGLRTNGSLHVIVQAAPEIQKSDDIIHLEKNTEEVVKLNCHVRGNPSPVITWSSSDQSLILKEESHKQTENGVLSVVSFTVSSDIMAYCNASNNLGNDSVSFRIKAIVPTTVTAPSTTVATPVSTPAMNPTRINSPEKVKKEGSGVIIAVIIVCILLLAILGSVLYFLYKKGKIPCGRSGKQDLTKPGKDNIVVEMKSDNTEEAVLLGVNGDNKPPNDQGDKYMDVQK; encoded by the exons CGGCCTGGGCCAAGGTGGAGGTGAACATGGAGGACAGAGTGGAAGTGTACTTAGGGAACCCAGCCCAGATTACCTGCATGTTCACCGTCCCAGTGAACACAGACGACGTCATTATCCAGTGGTACAAA CTCACCAAAACCAAGAATCGCCTGAGGCTCTACTATGGAGACAGGGACATGGAAACCGTGGACAAACCGTTCCAAGACAAGGTCAGCGTGATGCGGTCGGTGAACAGCGGTGAGGTGGTGCTGACCATCAAGGATGTGGTGTTGGAGGACGAGAGGGAGTACATTTGCCAGGTCAATGAGTCGTCAGGGACCATTGGGGTGGGAAGGACCTCGCTCAAGGTGTTTG TGGCTCCTGATCGGTCTCTCATCGAGGGGGTGTACACTGGGATCTCCGTCGAAAGCTCCCTATCCAAG ATAGGGAGATGTGTGACTGAAAATGGCTACCCCATGCCCAACATAACCTGGTACCGAGACCAGACCCCACTGCAGAAAAAGCCAAATG AGGTCGATGTGAAGTCCGTGGTCACTCAGCACCCCAACGGTCTTTACCGGGTTGAGAGTGACCTTTACCTGAAAGTGGTCAAGGAGGACGAACGTTCCGTCTTCTACTGCGAGGTCAGCTACTTCACCCCGGGTAGAACCATGATGACGGAGACCGACAAGATCAAAATTACCGTCTTTT ACCCGACCACTTCTGTTAATGTGCGGGTTGGGTCACCAAAGGGGCTTGTGAAAGAAGGGGACACAGTTGAGGTTAGGTGCCATGCCGACGGGAAACCTGAACCACCCATGACAATCACACATAACGGG GTGACTCTCGAGCAGAACTTTTTGGTCCTGAGTGATGTGACACGACAAGTCAGTGGCATCATCACATGTTCAGCACTGAACACAGAGACTTTTGAGGAAATCTCCGGGAACGCTGAGCTATTCGTCCACT TTCTGGACCCGGCTGTGTTGAGCCCAAAAGGCAGCCATGTCATGAAAAAAGGGGCGGATCTGAATGTCACCTGCAACGCCCTCTCATCCCTGAACACTCACACTGAATGGTTCAAG aaGGGAAAAAAGGTTGCAGATGGCCACATGCTGGTCCTGAAGGATGCTGGGTTCGAGACGACAGGGACGTATGTGTGTGAGGTGACTGTCCCTTCACTACCTGGACTGAGGACCAATGGCTCTTTACATGTCATTGTACAAG CGGCCCCAGAGATACAGAAATCAGATGACATCATCCACCTGGAGAAGAACACAGAGGAGGTGGTGAAGTTGAACTGCCATGTTAGAGGAAACCCCTCCCCAGTCATCACCTGGAGCTCCTCTGATCAGTCactg ATCCTGAAGGAGGAGTCTCATAAACAGACCGAGAATGGGGTTCTCAGTGTGGTGAGTTTCACGGTGTCCTCAGACATCATGGCTTACTGCAACGCCTCCAACAACCTTGGCAACGACTCTGTGTCTTTCAGGATTAAAGCCA TTGTCCCGACTACAGTGACAGCTCCCAGTACCACAG TAGCAACTCCAGTGTCAACGCCAGCAATGAACCCTACGAGAATAAATTCTCCAGAGAAAGTAAAGAAAG AGGGCAGCGGTGTGATCATCGCGGTCATCATCGTCTGCATCCTCCTGCTGGCCATCCTGGGCAGTGTGCTGTACTTCCTGTACAAGAAGGGCAAGATCCCATGCGGACGCTCAGGCAAGCAGGACCT CACCAAACCTGGTAAAGACAACATAGTGGTGGAGATGAAGAGCGACAACACAGAGGAGGCCGTGCTGTTAGGAGTTAATGGAGACAATAAGCCCCCTAACGACCAG GGTGATAAGTACATGGACGTACAGAAGTGA
- the mcamb gene encoding melanoma cell adhesion molecule b isoform X2 has translation MALRKNASVFVGLVMLSLVWKAAWAKVEVNMEDRVEVYLGNPAQITCMFTVPVNTDDVIIQWYKLTKTKNRLRLYYGDRDMETVDKPFQDKVSVMRSVNSGEVVLTIKDVVLEDEREYICQVNESSGTIGVGRTSLKVFVAPDRSLIEGVYTGISVESSLSKIGRCVTENGYPMPNITWYRDQTPLQKKPNEVDVKSVVTQHPNGLYRVESDLYLKVVKEDERSVFYCEVSYFTPGRTMMTETDKIKITVFYPTTSVNVRVGSPKGLVKEGDTVEVRCHADGKPEPPMTITHNGVTLEQNFLVLSDVTRQVSGIITCSALNTETFEEISGNAELFVHFLDPAVLSPKGSHVMKKGADLNVTCNALSSLNTHTEWFKKGKKVADGHMLVLKDAGFETTGTYVCEVTVPSLPGLRTNGSLHVIVQAAPEIQKSDDIIHLEKNTEEVVKLNCHVRGNPSPVITWSSSDQSLILKEESHKQTENGVLSVVSFTVSSDIMAYCNASNNLGNDSVSFRIKAIVPTTVTAPSTTATPVSTPAMNPTRINSPEKVKKEGSGVIIAVIIVCILLLAILGSVLYFLYKKGKIPCGRSGKQDLTKPGKDNIVVEMKSDNTEEAVLLGVNGDNKPPNDQGDKYMDVQK, from the exons CGGCCTGGGCCAAGGTGGAGGTGAACATGGAGGACAGAGTGGAAGTGTACTTAGGGAACCCAGCCCAGATTACCTGCATGTTCACCGTCCCAGTGAACACAGACGACGTCATTATCCAGTGGTACAAA CTCACCAAAACCAAGAATCGCCTGAGGCTCTACTATGGAGACAGGGACATGGAAACCGTGGACAAACCGTTCCAAGACAAGGTCAGCGTGATGCGGTCGGTGAACAGCGGTGAGGTGGTGCTGACCATCAAGGATGTGGTGTTGGAGGACGAGAGGGAGTACATTTGCCAGGTCAATGAGTCGTCAGGGACCATTGGGGTGGGAAGGACCTCGCTCAAGGTGTTTG TGGCTCCTGATCGGTCTCTCATCGAGGGGGTGTACACTGGGATCTCCGTCGAAAGCTCCCTATCCAAG ATAGGGAGATGTGTGACTGAAAATGGCTACCCCATGCCCAACATAACCTGGTACCGAGACCAGACCCCACTGCAGAAAAAGCCAAATG AGGTCGATGTGAAGTCCGTGGTCACTCAGCACCCCAACGGTCTTTACCGGGTTGAGAGTGACCTTTACCTGAAAGTGGTCAAGGAGGACGAACGTTCCGTCTTCTACTGCGAGGTCAGCTACTTCACCCCGGGTAGAACCATGATGACGGAGACCGACAAGATCAAAATTACCGTCTTTT ACCCGACCACTTCTGTTAATGTGCGGGTTGGGTCACCAAAGGGGCTTGTGAAAGAAGGGGACACAGTTGAGGTTAGGTGCCATGCCGACGGGAAACCTGAACCACCCATGACAATCACACATAACGGG GTGACTCTCGAGCAGAACTTTTTGGTCCTGAGTGATGTGACACGACAAGTCAGTGGCATCATCACATGTTCAGCACTGAACACAGAGACTTTTGAGGAAATCTCCGGGAACGCTGAGCTATTCGTCCACT TTCTGGACCCGGCTGTGTTGAGCCCAAAAGGCAGCCATGTCATGAAAAAAGGGGCGGATCTGAATGTCACCTGCAACGCCCTCTCATCCCTGAACACTCACACTGAATGGTTCAAG aaGGGAAAAAAGGTTGCAGATGGCCACATGCTGGTCCTGAAGGATGCTGGGTTCGAGACGACAGGGACGTATGTGTGTGAGGTGACTGTCCCTTCACTACCTGGACTGAGGACCAATGGCTCTTTACATGTCATTGTACAAG CGGCCCCAGAGATACAGAAATCAGATGACATCATCCACCTGGAGAAGAACACAGAGGAGGTGGTGAAGTTGAACTGCCATGTTAGAGGAAACCCCTCCCCAGTCATCACCTGGAGCTCCTCTGATCAGTCactg ATCCTGAAGGAGGAGTCTCATAAACAGACCGAGAATGGGGTTCTCAGTGTGGTGAGTTTCACGGTGTCCTCAGACATCATGGCTTACTGCAACGCCTCCAACAACCTTGGCAACGACTCTGTGTCTTTCAGGATTAAAGCCA TTGTCCCGACTACAGTGACAGCTCCCAGTACCACAG CAACTCCAGTGTCAACGCCAGCAATGAACCCTACGAGAATAAATTCTCCAGAGAAAGTAAAGAAAG AGGGCAGCGGTGTGATCATCGCGGTCATCATCGTCTGCATCCTCCTGCTGGCCATCCTGGGCAGTGTGCTGTACTTCCTGTACAAGAAGGGCAAGATCCCATGCGGACGCTCAGGCAAGCAGGACCT CACCAAACCTGGTAAAGACAACATAGTGGTGGAGATGAAGAGCGACAACACAGAGGAGGCCGTGCTGTTAGGAGTTAATGGAGACAATAAGCCCCCTAACGACCAG GGTGATAAGTACATGGACGTACAGAAGTGA
- the mcamb gene encoding melanoma cell adhesion molecule b isoform X4: protein MALRKNASVFVGLVMLSLVWKAAWAKVEVNMEDRVEVYLGNPAQITCMFTVPVNTDDVIIQWYKLTKTKNRLRLYYGDRDMETVDKPFQDKVSVMRSVNSGEVVLTIKDVVLEDEREYICQVNESSGTIGVGRTSLKVFVAPDRSLIEGVYTGISVESSLSKIGRCVTENGYPMPNITWYRDQTPLQKKPNEVDVKSVVTQHPNGLYRVESDLYLKVVKEDERSVFYCEVSYFTPGRTMMTETDKIKITVFYPTTSVNVRVGSPKGLVKEGDTVEVRCHADGKPEPPMTITHNGVTLEQNFLVLSDVTRQVSGIITCSALNTETFEEISGNAELFVHFLDPAVLSPKGSHVMKKGADLNVTCNALSSLNTHTEWFKKGKKVADGHMLVLKDAGFETTGTYVCEVTVPSLPGLRTNGSLHVIVQAAPEIQKSDDIIHLEKNTEEVVKLNCHVRGNPSPVITWSSSDQSLILKEESHKQTENGVLSVVSFTVSSDIMAYCNASNNLGNDSVSFRIKAIVPTTVTAPSTTEGSGVIIAVIIVCILLLAILGSVLYFLYKKGKIPCGRSGKQDLTKPGKDNIVVEMKSDNTEEAVLLGVNGDNKPPNDQGDKYMDVQK from the exons CGGCCTGGGCCAAGGTGGAGGTGAACATGGAGGACAGAGTGGAAGTGTACTTAGGGAACCCAGCCCAGATTACCTGCATGTTCACCGTCCCAGTGAACACAGACGACGTCATTATCCAGTGGTACAAA CTCACCAAAACCAAGAATCGCCTGAGGCTCTACTATGGAGACAGGGACATGGAAACCGTGGACAAACCGTTCCAAGACAAGGTCAGCGTGATGCGGTCGGTGAACAGCGGTGAGGTGGTGCTGACCATCAAGGATGTGGTGTTGGAGGACGAGAGGGAGTACATTTGCCAGGTCAATGAGTCGTCAGGGACCATTGGGGTGGGAAGGACCTCGCTCAAGGTGTTTG TGGCTCCTGATCGGTCTCTCATCGAGGGGGTGTACACTGGGATCTCCGTCGAAAGCTCCCTATCCAAG ATAGGGAGATGTGTGACTGAAAATGGCTACCCCATGCCCAACATAACCTGGTACCGAGACCAGACCCCACTGCAGAAAAAGCCAAATG AGGTCGATGTGAAGTCCGTGGTCACTCAGCACCCCAACGGTCTTTACCGGGTTGAGAGTGACCTTTACCTGAAAGTGGTCAAGGAGGACGAACGTTCCGTCTTCTACTGCGAGGTCAGCTACTTCACCCCGGGTAGAACCATGATGACGGAGACCGACAAGATCAAAATTACCGTCTTTT ACCCGACCACTTCTGTTAATGTGCGGGTTGGGTCACCAAAGGGGCTTGTGAAAGAAGGGGACACAGTTGAGGTTAGGTGCCATGCCGACGGGAAACCTGAACCACCCATGACAATCACACATAACGGG GTGACTCTCGAGCAGAACTTTTTGGTCCTGAGTGATGTGACACGACAAGTCAGTGGCATCATCACATGTTCAGCACTGAACACAGAGACTTTTGAGGAAATCTCCGGGAACGCTGAGCTATTCGTCCACT TTCTGGACCCGGCTGTGTTGAGCCCAAAAGGCAGCCATGTCATGAAAAAAGGGGCGGATCTGAATGTCACCTGCAACGCCCTCTCATCCCTGAACACTCACACTGAATGGTTCAAG aaGGGAAAAAAGGTTGCAGATGGCCACATGCTGGTCCTGAAGGATGCTGGGTTCGAGACGACAGGGACGTATGTGTGTGAGGTGACTGTCCCTTCACTACCTGGACTGAGGACCAATGGCTCTTTACATGTCATTGTACAAG CGGCCCCAGAGATACAGAAATCAGATGACATCATCCACCTGGAGAAGAACACAGAGGAGGTGGTGAAGTTGAACTGCCATGTTAGAGGAAACCCCTCCCCAGTCATCACCTGGAGCTCCTCTGATCAGTCactg ATCCTGAAGGAGGAGTCTCATAAACAGACCGAGAATGGGGTTCTCAGTGTGGTGAGTTTCACGGTGTCCTCAGACATCATGGCTTACTGCAACGCCTCCAACAACCTTGGCAACGACTCTGTGTCTTTCAGGATTAAAGCCA TTGTCCCGACTACAGTGACAGCTCCCAGTACCACAG AGGGCAGCGGTGTGATCATCGCGGTCATCATCGTCTGCATCCTCCTGCTGGCCATCCTGGGCAGTGTGCTGTACTTCCTGTACAAGAAGGGCAAGATCCCATGCGGACGCTCAGGCAAGCAGGACCT CACCAAACCTGGTAAAGACAACATAGTGGTGGAGATGAAGAGCGACAACACAGAGGAGGCCGTGCTGTTAGGAGTTAATGGAGACAATAAGCCCCCTAACGACCAG GGTGATAAGTACATGGACGTACAGAAGTGA
- the cbl gene encoding E3 ubiquitin-protein ligase CBL isoform X3, whose amino-acid sequence MLAELKAIFPNGLFQGDNFRITKADAAEFWRRSFGDKTIVPWKVFRQALHEFHPISSGLEAMALKSTIDLTCNDYISVFEFDIFTRLFQPWSSLLRNWNSLAVTHPGYMAFLTYDEVKARLQKFIHKPGSYIFRLSCTRLGQWAIGYVTADGNILQTIPHNKPLFQALIDGFREGFYLFPDGRTQNPDLTGLCEPSPQDHIKVTQEQYELYCEMGSTFQLCKICAENDKDVKIEPCGHLMCTSCLTAWQESEGQGCPFCRCEIKGTEPIVVDPFDPKDNSGVSYGSCRSTFGAEGAPSPSYDDDEDDRLEDPHLMMSKLACSKVERPPSPMSVAPQSSLPPVPPRLDLLQHRPPNPPGASSPGATSKASSHHKDKPLPPPPALRDLPPPPPPERPVSAGPDGRLGRRPLPCTPPGEAKLPLSAPLNRNMVDWNPRPVPKAPGQPPGLGDTRGVRELSNRHSLPLALPSALDGRADTQRNNSSLSLDHQLSFGGTAAGSHEYDNPKVKPSASANAIYTLAIRAHPGLPAVTGEGPLENDEESEYMTPTSRPSLAAAAVVETPVPRPSLPAGPNPRPVPNDLGEEPQMYEAMFNIQAQAVSSSLPHQPSASDYSELPPQPSTNGPVWDALCPVREPPCAVSEELEEENGYDFPKPPLPVAPARRTLSELGAASVSRLSVDSEGGASICKPLTWLYSPVWGQGSEAFSESNEAPERPPKPLPRRINSERRPSPVPPGSGPGGAGGDGVAANPQITGEIEHLMSQGYSYQDIQKALMIAQNNVEMAKNILREFVSITSTDHVLT is encoded by the exons ATGCTGGCCGAACTCAAAGCCATTTTCCCCAATGGCCTGTTCCAGGGCGACAACTTCCGGATCACCAAGGCCGACGCTGCGGAGTTCTGGAGACGATCGTTTGGCGACAA GACTATAGTTCCTTGGAAGGTGTTCCGCCAGGCGCTGCATGAGTTTCATCCAATCAGCTCGGGTCTGGAGGCCATGGCCCTTAAATCCACCATCGACCTCACCTGCAACGACTACATCTCCGTCTTTGAGTTTGACATCTTCACCCGGCTCTTCCAG cCCTGGTCATCTCTGCTGAGGAACTGGAACAGCCTGGCGGTGACTCACCCGGGCTACATGGCTTTCCTCACCTACGACGAGGTCAAGGCCCGGCTGCAGAAGTTCATCCACAAGCCTGGCAG ctaCATCTTCAGGCTGAGCTGCACGCGTCTCGGCCAGTGGGCCATTGGCTACGTCACGGCTGATGGGAACATCCTCCAGACCATCCCCCACAACAAGCCCCTCTTCCAGGCCCTCATCGACGGCTTCCGGGAAGGATT CTACCTGTTCCCAGACGGGCGGACCCAGAACCCAGACCTGACCGGACTGTGTGAGCCCTCACCCCAGGACCACATCAAAGTCACCCAG GAGCAGTATGAGCTGTACTGTGAGATGGGCTCCACCTTCCAGCTGTGCAAGATCTGCGCGGAGAACGACAAGGACGTGAAGATCGAGCCGTGCGGTCACCTCATGTGTACCTCCTGCCTCACCGCCTGGCAG GAGTCGGAGGGTCAGGGCTGCCCATTCTGCCGCTGCGAGATCAAGGGCACGGAGCCCATCGTGGTGGACCCCTTCGACCCCAAGGACAACAGCGGGGTGTCCTATGGCAGCTGCAGGAGCACGTTTGGGGCGGAGGGCGCTCCGTCTCCCAGCTACGACGATGACGAAGATGACCGGTTGGAAGACCCCCATCTGATGATGAGCAAGCTGGCCTGTTCCAAG GTGGAGCGCCCCCCCTCGCCCATGTCTGTGGCCCCTCAGTCTTCCCTGCCCCCCGTGCCCCCCCGGCTGGACCTTCTGCAGCACcgcccccccaacccccccggAGCATCCAGCCCAGGGGCCACATCAAAG GCGTCCTCCCACCACAAAGACAAGCCATTGCCCCCGCCCCCAGCCTTGAGGGACCTGCCGCCGCCCCCTCCCCCGGAAAGACCTGTCTCGGCTGGGCCCGATGGGCGGCTCGGCAGACGGCCCCTGCCTTGCACCCCCCCAGGAGAGGCCAAGCTACCCCTCTCTGCCCCGCTCAACCGTAACATGGTTGACTGGAACCCCAGGCCGGTGCCCAAGGCCCCTGGACAACCTCCCGGACTGGGGGACACGCGAGGCGTCCGCGAGCTCTCCAACCGGCACTCCCTCCCCCTGGCCCTGCCCTCGGCCCTGGACGGacgcgcagacacacagaggaacaACAGCTCTCTCAGTCTGGACCACCAGCTG AGTTTTGGAGGCACAGCAGCTGGCAGTCACGAGTATGACAACCCCAAAGTGAAGCCCTCCGCTTCCGCCAATGCCATCTACACTCTGGCGATTAG AGCCCATCCTGGTCTGCCGGCTGTGACGGGGGAGGGGCCCCTCGAGAACGACGAGGAGTCGGAATACATGACCCCCACCTCTCGGCCCTCCCTGGCAGCGGCGGCGGTGGTGGAGACCCCGGTCCCCAGACCCTCACTCCCTGCCGGTCCCAATCCGCG GCCCGTACCCAACGACCTGGGCGAGGAACCTCAGATGTATGAAGCCATGTTTAACATCCAGGCCCAGGCCGTCTCCAGCTCACTGCCTCACCAACCCAGTGCCTCAG ATTACTCTGAGCTACCCCCTCAGCCCAGTACCAACGGGCCCGTTTGGGACGCCCTGTGTCCTGTCAGGGAGCCCCCCTGCGCTGTAagtgaggagctggaggaggagaacgGCTACGACTTCCCGAAACCGCCGTTGCCTGTGGCCCCGGCCCGGCGCACCCTCTCTGAGCTGGGGGCTGCCTCCGTCAGCAGGCTGTCCGTGGACAGTGAGGGAGGAGCGTCCATCTGTAAGCCTCTCACCTGGTTATACAGTCCTGTGTGGGGTCAGGGGTCGGAAG CCTTCTCTGAGTCGAACGAAGCCCCGGAGAGGCCGCCCAAGCCCCTCCCCCGCCGCATCAACTCCGAGCGCCGGCCCAGCCCTGTACCTCCTGGCTCAGGCCCCGGTGGAGCAGGAGGAGACGGAGTAGCAGCCAACCCCCAGATCACCGGCGAGATTGAGCACCTCATGAGCCAGGGCTACTCATACCAGGACATCCAGAAAGCCCTGATGATTGCACAGAACAATGTCGAGATGGCCAAGAATATCCTGCGCGAGTTTGTCTCCATTACCTCCACGGATCACGTCCTAACATAG